In the genome of Quercus robur chromosome 3, dhQueRobu3.1, whole genome shotgun sequence, one region contains:
- the LOC126716940 gene encoding F-actin-capping protein subunit alpha, whose translation MADIEETELSDKQKNEIAKWFLLNSPVGEIQYVAKDVKAILNDDALYNEAASEAFPLYNKSHMICLGMPGRAGDVLVTSFGELNEKEYLEPRTAQVAKIDHIKQVCTGARPALDEELPSAYIEEFRCAVDMEILKYVGEAYPKGICSVYCTNGKDVEGPGSDFELAVVVSATRLSPQNFCNGSWRSVWNIEFRDEEQLLELKGKLQVGAHYFEEGNVQLDAKHECKDSSIIQSPDDCAITIASIIRHHETEYLASLQDSYSNLPDTTFKDLRRKLPVTRTLFPWHNTLQFSLTKDITKELGIGK comes from the exons atggcgGACATTGAAGAAACAGAGCTGAGCGACAAGCAGAAGAACGAGATTGCCAAATGGTTCCTTCTCAACTCTCCTGTCGGTGAAATCCAATACGTTGCCAAAG ATGTGAAAGCGATACTAAACGACGACGCATTGTACAACGAGGCAGCTTCGGAGGCGTTTCCGTTGTACAACAAATCACATATGATTTGCCTCGGAATGCCCGGTCGAGCCGGCGAT GTACTGGTAACATCATTCGGTGAACTCAATGAGAAGGAGTATCTTGAGCCTAGGACTGCCCAAGTTGCTAAAATTGACCACATTAAACAA GTTTGTACAGGGGCAAGACCGGCTCTGGATGAGGAACTTCCATCTGCATATATAGAAGAATTTCG ATGTGCTGTGGACATGGAAATACTTAAGTATGTTGGTGAAGCTTATCCAAAAGGTATCTGCTCAGTTTACTGTACAAATGGAAAAGATGTAGAGGGGCCAGGTTCTGATTTTGAGCTTGCTGTGGTGGTTTCCGCTACTAGACTTAGTCCACAGAATTTTTG TAATGGAAGTTGGCGCTCAGTGTGGAACATTGAGTTCAGGGATGAAGAACAATTACTAGAACTGAAGGGCAAACTGCAG GTGGGTGCCCATTATTTTGAAGAGGGAAATGTGCAATTAGATGCTAAACATGAATGCAAAGATTCTTCAATAATTCAG TCTCCTGATGATTGTGCAATTACGATAGCCAGCATTATTCGCCACCATGAGACAGAATACTTGGCATCTCTTCAG GATTCCTATTCAAATTTGCCGGATACCACTTTTAAG GATCTCCGGAGAAAGCTTCCAGTTACTCGAACCCTATTCCCATGGCATAATACCTTGCAATTTAGCCTGACAAAAGACATTACAAAAGAACTAGGCATTGGAAAGTGA